A single window of Methylacidimicrobium sp. AP8 DNA harbors:
- the cas10 gene encoding type III-B CRISPR-associated protein Cas10/Cmr2 produces MNFWQRKLLASLHDPPSKPFNLREHEEIARSLLNSAGFDPERDRWFFDRICDHVAAAADRVLFPKPALLRSQFRGDLDSPFRHPLGGGEMVFENPISPDAAEAKIAECQPAHYDLSRVADRSFPGFPDRVGRHKGGDVLPAERPDRSFPGFPDRVGRDWANFFLHWRLWPLLAARRDPRLAFLPADTRIPDHTVWTHCAVTSSLQGCVEVTAEDPGAEIPSFAPAFLLVQVGPVQEFIAQARSTRDLWSGSYLLSFLVAHGIKAVTDRIGPDAVLYPALRGQPLFDRLHKEELYDPVGAGLWKELAIDLDEILVPNLPNRFLAVVPACLVPPLAQAAVEAIQDCLTEISRACLEWFRQKHGLKPEAEARWQEQVAQFLSLHWQVWPWTEPLEMAIAAYEALPAAGEGAAALRAALDAARRGIPSAHRDPRNYRRRSPSGGEIVCDAEGLPILDNQGFGWSAHYAMVDFLLAARRRTRDFAFWGNPKDLQFRRGATRDVLSGKEESIGDEEWVEGLSKLPGRLFRKGERLGAMNLIKRVWHRAYLPGKLAVAEEELLRTLRYESVPEVAAADWVRDRGRELDSPGKGAEELDAGLKDFRAALERAAEAREVELPGSCRAVGDDSKWLRSVPGWVFQEPELRREIRENSEAGRPSASLQSSCRYLKRLVKAAGGAPCRYAAVLALDGDEMGRWLSGGNGPELSEQLSAEARAYFGQRHPEGEDPEVLCRLLHSKRLLTPSFHLELSTALAGFSLYLARGIVSFCAGQLIYAGGDDLLAMLPAREALRCAELLRMGFRGDPNLAGRFEGVLPAPEGGKSWGFVALNGEWEGWKGKRHAIPRGYHILVPGKRADLSAGIAIGHIHSPLQSLVEGARAALRKAKAQGPSGYGKSAFAVQLLKRSGEILEWGAKWDSSAIPLYHRYVQLVRVRDKDKKLSGRFPYVLAGLLRRYAPAGDILDAATARLCREDLKYVAIRQSAPGWSAEEREEFLKLACQFLGEIQDKHRPDDFLGPFLTAAFLEEREG; encoded by the coding sequence ATGAACTTCTGGCAGCGGAAGCTCCTGGCCTCCCTCCACGACCCGCCGAGCAAGCCCTTCAACCTCCGCGAGCATGAGGAGATCGCCCGATCGCTGCTCAACAGCGCGGGCTTCGATCCGGAACGGGACCGCTGGTTCTTCGACCGGATCTGTGACCATGTAGCGGCCGCCGCCGACCGGGTCCTCTTTCCCAAGCCCGCTCTCCTCCGCAGCCAGTTCCGGGGAGATCTCGACTCCCCCTTCCGCCACCCGCTGGGCGGGGGGGAGATGGTCTTCGAGAACCCGATCTCCCCCGATGCGGCCGAAGCGAAGATCGCGGAATGCCAGCCGGCCCACTACGACCTTTCGCGCGTTGCGGACCGCTCCTTTCCCGGTTTCCCGGACCGGGTCGGTAGGCACAAAGGCGGCGATGTCCTTCCTGCCGAGCGGCCTGACCGCTCCTTTCCCGGTTTCCCGGACCGGGTCGGTAGGGACTGGGCCAACTTCTTCCTCCACTGGCGCCTCTGGCCGCTGCTTGCGGCCCGCCGGGATCCCCGCCTGGCCTTCCTTCCCGCGGACACCCGGATTCCCGACCACACCGTCTGGACCCACTGCGCGGTCACCAGCAGCCTGCAGGGCTGCGTGGAAGTCACCGCCGAGGACCCCGGCGCCGAGATCCCCTCCTTTGCGCCGGCTTTCCTCTTGGTGCAGGTCGGCCCGGTCCAGGAGTTTATCGCCCAGGCGCGCTCCACGCGGGACTTGTGGAGCGGGAGCTACCTCCTCTCCTTTCTGGTGGCCCACGGGATCAAAGCGGTCACCGACCGCATCGGGCCCGATGCGGTCCTCTATCCGGCCCTCCGCGGCCAGCCGCTTTTCGACCGACTCCACAAAGAAGAGCTCTACGACCCGGTGGGCGCGGGGCTCTGGAAAGAGCTGGCGATCGACCTGGACGAAATCCTGGTCCCCAACCTCCCCAACCGCTTTCTGGCGGTCGTTCCGGCCTGCTTGGTCCCCCCCCTGGCCCAGGCGGCGGTCGAGGCGATCCAAGATTGCCTGACCGAGATTTCCCGAGCCTGCCTCGAATGGTTCCGGCAAAAGCATGGCCTGAAGCCCGAGGCCGAAGCGCGGTGGCAGGAGCAGGTCGCGCAGTTTCTCTCCCTCCACTGGCAGGTCTGGCCCTGGACCGAGCCGCTGGAGATGGCCATTGCGGCCTACGAGGCCCTTCCCGCGGCCGGCGAGGGAGCCGCCGCCCTGCGCGCGGCCTTGGACGCCGCGCGCAGGGGGATTCCTTCGGCGCATCGGGATCCGCGGAACTATCGCCGCCGGAGCCCCTCGGGAGGAGAGATTGTTTGCGACGCGGAAGGCTTGCCGATCCTGGATAACCAGGGATTCGGCTGGTCGGCCCACTATGCGATGGTCGACTTCCTCCTGGCCGCCCGCCGGAGGACCCGTGACTTCGCTTTCTGGGGAAACCCCAAGGACCTCCAATTCCGCCGGGGAGCGACCCGCGATGTCCTCTCCGGCAAGGAGGAGTCGATCGGGGACGAAGAGTGGGTCGAAGGGCTGTCGAAGCTGCCCGGGCGCCTCTTTCGAAAGGGGGAGCGCCTCGGCGCCATGAACCTCATCAAGCGGGTCTGGCACCGGGCCTATCTTCCCGGGAAGTTGGCTGTGGCCGAGGAGGAGCTTCTGCGCACGCTCCGCTACGAGTCGGTGCCCGAGGTGGCGGCCGCCGACTGGGTGCGCGATCGGGGCCGGGAGCTCGACTCCCCGGGAAAGGGGGCGGAGGAGCTCGACGCGGGCCTCAAGGACTTTCGGGCGGCGCTCGAGCGGGCGGCGGAGGCCCGGGAGGTCGAGCTGCCCGGCTCCTGCCGCGCAGTGGGCGACGACTCGAAGTGGCTCCGGAGCGTCCCGGGCTGGGTCTTTCAGGAGCCGGAGCTGCGGCGGGAGATCCGGGAGAATTCGGAGGCGGGCCGACCGTCGGCGTCCCTCCAAAGCTCTTGCCGATACCTGAAAAGGCTGGTGAAGGCCGCGGGCGGAGCCCCGTGCCGCTACGCGGCGGTCCTCGCGCTCGACGGCGATGAGATGGGCCGGTGGCTGAGCGGCGGGAACGGGCCCGAGCTTTCGGAGCAGCTTTCGGCGGAAGCCCGCGCCTACTTCGGTCAGCGCCATCCGGAAGGCGAGGATCCCGAGGTCCTTTGCCGGCTTCTCCACAGCAAAAGATTGCTTACCCCGAGCTTCCATCTCGAGCTGAGCACAGCACTGGCCGGCTTCTCCCTCTATCTGGCCCGCGGGATCGTCAGCTTCTGCGCGGGCCAGCTGATCTACGCCGGAGGAGACGACCTTCTGGCGATGCTGCCTGCGCGCGAGGCCCTCCGGTGCGCGGAGCTCCTGCGGATGGGCTTTCGGGGCGACCCCAACCTCGCCGGGAGGTTCGAAGGGGTTCTCCCCGCCCCCGAAGGGGGCAAGTCTTGGGGCTTTGTCGCGCTCAACGGGGAGTGGGAGGGGTGGAAGGGGAAACGGCATGCGATTCCCCGCGGCTACCACATCCTGGTTCCCGGAAAACGTGCCGACCTCTCTGCCGGGATCGCGATCGGCCACATCCACAGCCCGCTGCAAAGCCTGGTCGAAGGGGCCCGCGCGGCCCTCCGGAAGGCCAAGGCCCAGGGCCCGTCGGGCTACGGCAAGTCGGCCTTTGCGGTTCAGCTCCTCAAGCGGTCGGGCGAGATCCTCGAGTGGGGAGCAAAGTGGGATTCCTCGGCGATCCCGCTCTACCACCGCTACGTGCAGCTGGTGAGGGTGAGGGACAAGGACAAGAAGCTCTCGGGCCGCTTCCCCTACGTGCTCGCCGGCCTCTTGCGGCGCTATGCGCCGGCGGGGGATATTCTGGATGCGGCGACCGCCCGACTTTGCCGCGAGGACCTCAAGTATGTGGCGATCCGCCAGTCGGCGCCCGGGTGGAGCGCGGAGGAGCGGGAGGAGTTCCTTAAGCTGGCCTGCCAGTTTCTCGGGGAGATCCAGGACAAGCACCGTCCGGACGACTTCCTGGGGCCGTTTCTGACGGCAGCCTTCCTGGAGGAGAGAGAGGGCTAA
- the cmr4 gene encoding type III-B CRISPR module RAMP protein Cmr4, whose translation MSQASQTEQNGVSGTAGESSLCFPLYIFTRTPLHVGAGASVGAIDLPIQRERHTGFPVIPGSTLKGVFADGWNQESAEENGPKLSRSKEGCWLFGSEDPDSGSAGALQFSEAKLLAFPIRSAKCCFAWISSPLILQRYARDVASLGEIPRMPGDAEALYKKDLLDWGEKAILEEYTFRWAGDPPSGLGENLAALLPGDPIWETVSRRIVILSDASLSFFVRSACEVAQHVRISDETGAAEEQGLFNQENVPSETMFYALVRASRGRGRDGARQKTAKEAAEAFGGMVEKEKGVFQFGADAGTGLGFCTVKIKMDWKQ comes from the coding sequence ATGAGCCAAGCAAGCCAGACGGAGCAGAACGGAGTGAGCGGGACGGCGGGCGAGAGCAGCCTCTGCTTCCCGCTCTACATCTTTACGCGGACGCCCCTGCACGTGGGAGCGGGGGCCTCGGTGGGCGCGATCGACCTGCCGATCCAGCGGGAGCGCCACACCGGCTTTCCGGTCATCCCGGGGAGCACCCTCAAAGGGGTCTTCGCCGACGGCTGGAACCAGGAGAGCGCGGAAGAGAACGGGCCGAAGCTCAGCCGCAGCAAGGAGGGCTGCTGGCTCTTCGGATCGGAGGACCCCGACAGCGGATCGGCGGGAGCCCTCCAATTTTCCGAGGCGAAGCTTCTCGCCTTTCCGATCCGGTCGGCCAAGTGCTGCTTCGCCTGGATCAGCTCCCCGCTGATCCTCCAGCGCTATGCCCGCGACGTCGCCTCCCTCGGGGAGATCCCGCGAATGCCTGGGGATGCCGAGGCTCTCTACAAGAAAGACCTGCTGGATTGGGGAGAGAAGGCGATTCTGGAGGAGTACACCTTCCGCTGGGCCGGCGATCCCCCTTCCGGCCTGGGGGAGAATCTCGCCGCCCTTCTGCCCGGGGATCCGATTTGGGAGACGGTCTCCCGGCGGATCGTGATCCTTTCCGACGCCTCCTTGAGCTTCTTCGTCCGCTCCGCCTGCGAGGTGGCCCAGCATGTGCGGATCAGCGATGAGACGGGGGCGGCGGAGGAGCAGGGGCTCTTCAACCAGGAGAACGTCCCGTCGGAGACGATGTTCTATGCCCTGGTGCGGGCGAGCCGCGGCCGAGGGCGGGACGGCGCGCGCCAGAAAACGGCGAAGGAGGCGGCAGAGGCCTTTGGCGGGATGGTGGAGAAGGAGAAGGGGGTCTTTCAGTTCGGAGCCGATGCGGGAACCGGATTGGGCTTCTGCACGGTCAAGATCAAGATGGATTGGAAGCAGTAG
- the cmr5 gene encoding type III-B CRISPR module-associated protein Cmr5 yields MENLEQQRARHALEKGKKLKRQDVNRLPALIIGNGLLATAAFARSRDRKGGLTVAMDAIADHLAARGLIRKPDSDRRAPNTEDMLQELSNADSLRLRLATEEALAYLVYLKRFASPEE; encoded by the coding sequence ATGGAAAACCTAGAGCAGCAGCGGGCGCGCCATGCGCTCGAGAAGGGGAAGAAGCTCAAGCGGCAGGATGTCAACCGGCTTCCCGCGCTGATCATCGGAAACGGGTTGCTCGCCACTGCGGCCTTCGCCCGCAGCCGAGACAGAAAGGGGGGGCTTACGGTGGCGATGGATGCGATCGCCGACCACTTGGCCGCACGGGGTCTGATCAGGAAGCCCGACTCCGACCGGAGGGCGCCCAACACCGAGGATATGCTCCAGGAACTCTCGAATGCGGATTCGCTCCGCTTGCGGCTGGCGACCGAGGAGGCGCTCGCCTACCTGGTCTACCTCAAGCGCTTCGCGAGCCCGGAGGAATGA
- the cmr6 gene encoding type III-B CRISPR module RAMP protein Cmr6, with protein sequence MEEIWRTLPQDTREVLSSSKTECGSRSLLLERFADPRWEGDKRKEHWKRVIEKSKPCMAEERRMAWLDFVLSACGPDDLLFGRLRSRLMVNMAGGVMENAGLCLDRFGLPYIPGSAVKGCARRAAIRELRDLQAAPAEKAAVLELIALVFGWTGDDWEKENSDFCYGCGPESPVIRQIAAQRLCEKLGIEPDPGKPCWRSLPNFAGRVRFLPAHPHDPAEPRLALEVVTSHHRDYYQGKRDAAFDDEDPNPVLFPAVAPGSVFLFALPPAPRGSKELQGKAKKWLRMGLEKEGIGAKTAAGYGWFDCSEELQEQYRAKLEEDRREQERAKARAGLEPDPAWLQCFSEEKEDRLRGRIKKFKEEEKHWSEADRDERYQLSLFHFLTVVDTKIYKEEQAKAKSDVLKALKNLAQKFGRKLP encoded by the coding sequence ATGGAGGAAATCTGGCGCACACTGCCGCAAGACACCCGGGAGGTCCTCTCATCCTCCAAGACCGAATGCGGCTCCCGGTCGCTTCTCCTGGAGCGCTTTGCCGATCCCCGATGGGAGGGGGACAAGCGAAAAGAGCACTGGAAGCGGGTGATCGAGAAGTCGAAGCCGTGTATGGCCGAAGAGAGGCGGATGGCCTGGCTGGACTTTGTCCTTTCGGCTTGCGGGCCCGACGATCTGCTCTTCGGCCGGCTCCGGTCCCGGCTTATGGTCAATATGGCCGGGGGGGTTATGGAAAACGCCGGCCTCTGCCTCGACCGCTTTGGCCTGCCCTACATTCCTGGGAGCGCGGTCAAAGGGTGCGCGCGCAGGGCGGCGATCCGGGAGCTCCGGGATCTACAGGCCGCACCCGCGGAAAAAGCGGCCGTTTTGGAATTGATCGCCCTGGTTTTCGGGTGGACCGGGGACGATTGGGAAAAGGAGAATTCGGATTTCTGCTACGGGTGTGGGCCGGAATCGCCCGTAATCCGGCAGATCGCGGCACAGCGGCTCTGCGAGAAGCTGGGTATCGAGCCGGATCCCGGGAAGCCCTGCTGGCGATCCCTCCCCAATTTCGCCGGGAGGGTCCGTTTCCTGCCGGCCCACCCCCATGATCCTGCAGAGCCGAGGCTCGCACTCGAGGTCGTCACGTCGCATCACCGGGACTACTATCAAGGAAAGCGGGACGCGGCATTCGACGACGAAGATCCCAACCCCGTTCTATTTCCCGCGGTAGCTCCCGGATCGGTCTTCCTCTTTGCTCTGCCGCCGGCTCCCCGAGGCTCCAAAGAGCTGCAGGGGAAAGCGAAGAAGTGGCTCCGCATGGGCCTGGAAAAGGAGGGCATCGGGGCCAAGACGGCGGCGGGCTACGGCTGGTTTGATTGTTCCGAGGAGTTGCAGGAGCAGTATCGAGCGAAGCTCGAGGAGGATCGGAGAGAGCAGGAGCGTGCGAAAGCGCGTGCCGGGCTGGAACCCGATCCGGCCTGGCTCCAGTGCTTTTCGGAGGAGAAGGAGGACAGGCTGCGCGGGCGGATCAAAAAGTTTAAGGAAGAAGAGAAACATTGGAGCGAGGCCGATCGGGACGAGAGGTATCAGCTTTCCCTTTTTCACTTTCTGACGGTCGTCGACACCAAGATCTACAAAGAAGAACAGGCCAAGGCGAAGAGCGATGTGTTGAAGGCCTTAAAGAATCTCGCTCAAAAATTCGGGAGGAAGCTGCCGTGA
- the cmr1 gene encoding type III-B CRISPR module RAMP protein Cmr1 has product MTAELYEFEFLTPCFCGGADPARAELRAPSIRGRLRWWFRALGGSREDEEKVFGSVGGGRTSPGASSLAVRVVKPPEGGDSEWTRLLGRPKAGYVWYFLRSSSPDRWTALGALHPGSRAMVEILFRRSLNGDLQKRWEQTWEAFCRFGAIGYRASRCAGAFRVQGLAGEQKDYESAVEKILKPAGFEVRYFWGEKRNSWLGIVELAEEELKKLRREFPAREPSPLGQAGHKQKKEPRQASAVYFRPLKLAEKKVAKEYYSLLLFEAPHLRVVGEESRLKNVKNGTSILKRMYPH; this is encoded by the coding sequence GTGACGGCCGAGCTTTACGAGTTTGAGTTTCTGACTCCCTGCTTTTGCGGCGGAGCCGATCCGGCCCGTGCGGAGCTGCGAGCCCCCTCCATCCGGGGCCGGCTGCGCTGGTGGTTCCGCGCTCTGGGAGGGTCCAGAGAAGACGAGGAGAAGGTCTTTGGAAGCGTCGGAGGAGGCCGAACCTCACCGGGTGCTTCTTCCCTTGCGGTTCGCGTCGTGAAGCCTCCGGAGGGTGGGGATTCCGAGTGGACGCGGCTCCTTGGACGGCCCAAGGCGGGTTATGTCTGGTATTTTCTTCGAAGCAGTTCCCCAGACCGATGGACAGCCCTCGGAGCGCTGCACCCGGGGAGCCGAGCTATGGTGGAAATCCTTTTCCGCCGCTCCCTAAACGGGGATCTCCAGAAGCGATGGGAGCAGACATGGGAAGCTTTCTGCCGTTTCGGGGCGATCGGCTACCGGGCCAGCCGTTGCGCCGGGGCTTTCCGCGTGCAGGGGCTGGCCGGGGAACAGAAGGATTATGAGAGCGCTGTAGAAAAAATCCTCAAGCCTGCCGGCTTCGAGGTCCGCTACTTCTGGGGGGAGAAGCGGAATTCCTGGCTGGGCATCGTCGAGCTGGCGGAAGAGGAGCTCAAGAAGCTCCGCAGGGAGTTCCCCGCCAGGGAACCCAGCCCGCTGGGGCAGGCAGGGCACAAGCAGAAAAAAGAGCCGCGGCAGGCCAGCGCCGTCTACTTTCGGCCGCTGAAGCTCGCCGAAAAGAAAGTTGCAAAGGAATATTATTCCCTCCTGCTCTTCGAGGCGCCGCACCTCCGGGTCGTCGGCGAAGAGAGCCGGCTCAAAAACGTCAAAAACGGAACCTCGATCCTCAAACGCATGTATCCTCACTAA
- the crn3 gene encoding CRISPR-associated ring nuclease Crn3/Csx3, producing MKNLSLSLLTPPEAFQILLIRITGNGILDPGELAEVNLPAEVDRQKGLVLYGKAPIWLYAYLSHLGHASRWVAVYDPRCGGIVVQAHHPSAPPVASILPREVIEPYVRAVAPAEEEPRTRNEPERCRHRAVAIVGPRHSGKSVFLYWLREALRRRMSPEAFHSRLFILRACPDGEGDWFFEAPESARTLRYKNRWDAGFVATMVSHIQELSRTKALLFVDCGGIIDRFNRDILSCCTDMVIVSRDAEATAEWRGVGQACGLQVVAEVESVVEPGSLLLSANPLRVRVGGLMRGAPASDLPEALVSQFLPVA from the coding sequence ATGAAAAATCTCTCCTTGTCGCTGCTGACGCCGCCGGAGGCGTTTCAAATCCTTTTGATCCGGATCACCGGAAACGGGATCCTCGACCCCGGAGAGTTAGCCGAAGTCAACCTCCCTGCGGAAGTCGACCGGCAAAAAGGGCTGGTCCTCTACGGAAAAGCCCCGATCTGGCTCTACGCCTATCTATCGCACCTAGGGCATGCCTCGCGGTGGGTCGCCGTCTACGATCCGCGTTGCGGTGGGATCGTCGTCCAGGCCCACCATCCTTCGGCCCCTCCGGTGGCTTCGATCCTGCCGCGCGAAGTGATCGAACCGTACGTCCGGGCCGTGGCGCCGGCGGAGGAAGAGCCGCGGACGAGGAACGAGCCGGAACGCTGCCGCCACCGTGCGGTCGCGATCGTCGGACCGCGGCACAGCGGCAAGTCGGTATTTCTCTACTGGTTGCGGGAGGCCCTGCGGAGGCGGATGAGTCCCGAGGCGTTCCACAGCCGTCTTTTTATTCTCCGGGCATGCCCGGATGGAGAAGGGGACTGGTTTTTCGAAGCGCCCGAATCAGCCCGGACCTTGCGCTACAAGAACCGCTGGGATGCGGGCTTCGTCGCCACGATGGTGAGCCACATTCAGGAGCTGTCGCGCACCAAGGCGCTCCTCTTTGTGGATTGCGGAGGGATAATCGACCGGTTCAATCGGGACATCCTGAGCTGCTGCACCGACATGGTGATTGTCTCCCGGGATGCCGAAGCGACGGCGGAGTGGCGCGGGGTCGGCCAGGCTTGCGGGTTGCAGGTCGTTGCCGAGGTGGAGTCGGTGGTGGAACCGGGGAGCTTGCTCCTTTCTGCAAACCCTCTTCGCGTTCGCGTCGGAGGCTTGATGCGGGGAGCACCGGCTTCCGATCTTCCCGAGGCACTGGTCTCCCAATTCCTTCCTGTTGCGTAG
- a CDS encoding IS1634 family transposase produces MVFYDLTSSYFEGEGPEGLAQYGYSRDQREGNRQILLGVVMANGWPIAHHVFRGNRHDSETVLPIVADLEKRFGLRRIVFVGDRGMVSTANLGFLWSQGHGFLVGLRRRRSPEVLEYVRKAQSGSWQPCSPEEKDRVCEVEGALPGQRIFVVESAERLAYEQAMRERDVTKTREELGKLAKRIEKGELRNREEIGSSVARILSLHRGHRYFRWSLRAGKLQVSEEPVETEKLLEGKYVILTEEKDLPA; encoded by the coding sequence ATGGTCTTCTATGATTTGACTTCCTCCTATTTCGAAGGGGAAGGCCCCGAGGGTTTGGCTCAATACGGCTACAGCCGGGATCAGCGGGAGGGAAACCGGCAGATCCTCTTGGGGGTCGTCATGGCCAATGGCTGGCCGATTGCCCACCATGTCTTCCGGGGCAATCGGCACGATTCGGAAACAGTTCTGCCGATCGTCGCCGATTTGGAGAAACGCTTCGGGTTGCGTCGGATCGTCTTCGTCGGGGACCGGGGGATGGTGAGCACGGCCAACTTGGGCTTCCTGTGGAGCCAGGGGCATGGGTTTTTGGTCGGCTTACGCCGACGAAGGAGCCCGGAGGTCTTGGAGTATGTCCGCAAGGCCCAGAGCGGTTCCTGGCAGCCCTGCTCTCCGGAGGAAAAGGATCGGGTCTGCGAAGTCGAGGGAGCGCTTCCCGGGCAGCGGATCTTCGTGGTCGAAAGCGCCGAGCGGCTGGCCTACGAGCAGGCCATGCGGGAGAGGGATGTCACGAAGACCCGGGAAGAGTTGGGCAAACTCGCCAAGCGTATCGAAAAAGGAGAGCTTCGGAATCGGGAAGAGATCGGCAGCTCCGTCGCCCGAATCCTCTCTCTCCATCGCGGCCACCGCTACTTCCGCTGGAGTCTGCGGGCAGGCAAGCTCCAAGTGTCCGAAGAGCCGGTGGAGACCGAAAAGCTTCTGGAGGGGAAGTACGTGATCCTCACCGAGGAAAAGGATCTCCCCGCTTGA
- a CDS encoding IS1634 family transposase, with protein MESYREKGKVKQRIVATLGRKDLLAPHLDRLAELLGRSAPASRRALEPQESTVWGPTLVARHLWKELGLEELLEEKRGKGKGLSLAERAFVLVVNRLLSPGSEHALAQWLETDYVPDGRGERIRPVWKQNGRVRVDHRFLWPWYRTLDELIGRKERIEEGLFARLRDLFSLKPEMVFYDLTSSYFEGEGPEGLAQYGYSRDQREGNRQILLGVVMANGWPIAHHVFRGNRHDSETVLPIVADLEKRFGLRRIVFVGDRGMVSTANLGFLWSQGHGFFGRLTPTKEPGGLGVCPQGPERFLAALLSGGKGSGLRSRGALPGQRIFVVESAERLAYEQAMRERDVTKTREELGKLAKRIEKGELRNREEIGSSVARILSLHRGHRYFRWSLRAGKLQVSEEPVETEKLLEGKYVILTEEKDLSPLEAVRAYKELSEVERAFRKLKDVLELRPIYHHNPKRVRAHVFVAALAFLLDRLLEKKLKAANLPFSSEQAWVALRTIHLVDFSFGSEKRRGVTAGNHQARQILSALRISAREP; from the coding sequence GTGGAAAGCTACCGGGAAAAGGGAAAGGTCAAGCAGCGGATTGTCGCGACTCTTGGCCGCAAGGATCTCTTGGCACCCCACTTGGATCGGCTCGCGGAGTTGCTCGGGCGGAGCGCGCCGGCTTCTCGGAGAGCGCTTGAGCCTCAGGAATCCACAGTTTGGGGTCCAACGCTTGTCGCCAGACATCTCTGGAAGGAGCTGGGTCTGGAAGAGCTCTTGGAGGAGAAGAGGGGGAAAGGCAAAGGACTGTCCCTTGCGGAACGGGCGTTCGTCCTTGTGGTCAACCGGCTCTTGTCCCCGGGGAGCGAACACGCCTTGGCCCAGTGGCTGGAGACCGACTACGTTCCCGACGGGAGAGGAGAGCGGATCCGGCCGGTCTGGAAGCAGAATGGCCGAGTTCGGGTCGACCACCGCTTCCTTTGGCCGTGGTACCGGACCCTTGACGAGCTCATAGGGCGGAAGGAGCGGATCGAGGAAGGGCTCTTTGCCCGGCTGCGGGATCTCTTTTCTCTTAAGCCCGAGATGGTCTTCTATGATTTGACTTCCTCCTATTTCGAAGGGGAAGGCCCCGAGGGTTTGGCTCAATACGGCTACAGCCGGGATCAGCGGGAGGGAAACCGGCAGATCCTCTTGGGGGTCGTCATGGCCAATGGCTGGCCGATTGCCCACCATGTCTTCCGGGGCAATCGGCACGATTCGGAAACAGTTCTGCCGATCGTCGCCGATTTGGAGAAACGCTTCGGGTTGCGTCGGATCGTCTTCGTCGGGGACCGGGGGATGGTGAGCACGGCCAACTTGGGCTTCCTGTGGAGCCAGGGGCATGGGTTTTTTGGTCGGCTTACGCCGACGAAGGAGCCCGGAGGTCTTGGAGTATGTCCGCAAGGCCCAGAGCGGTTCCTGGCAGCCCTGCTCTCCGGAGGAAAAGGATCGGGTCTGCGAAGTCGAGGAGCGCTTCCCGGGCAGCGGATCTTCGTGGTCGAAAGCGCCGAGCGGCTGGCCTACGAGCAGGCCATGCGGGAGAGGGATGTCACGAAGACCCGGGAAGAGTTGGGCAAACTCGCCAAGCGTATCGAAAAAGGAGAGCTTCGGAATCGGGAAGAGATCGGCAGCTCCGTCGCCCGAATCCTCTCTCTCCATCGCGGCCACCGCTACTTCCGCTGGAGTCTGCGGGCAGGCAAGCTCCAAGTGTCCGAAGAGCCGGTGGAGACCGAAAAGCTTCTGGAGGGGAAGTACGTGATCCTCACCGAGGAAAAGGATCTCTCCCCGCTCGAGGCGGTCCGGGCCTACAAGGAGCTCTCCGAGGTGGAAAGAGCCTTCCGGAAGCTCAAGGACGTCCTGGAGCTTCGTCCGATCTACCACCACAATCCCAAACGGGTGCGGGCGCACGTCTTCGTCGCCGCCTTGGCCTTCCTGCTCGACCGGCTCCTGGAGAAGAAACTCAAGGCGGCCAATCTACCCTTCTCCAGCGAGCAAGCTTGGGTTGCCCTCCGAACCATCCATCTGGTGGATTTCTCCTTCGGAAGCGAAAAACGTCGCGGGGTCACCGCCGGGAATCATCAGGCCCGGCAAATCCTCTCCGCCTTACGCATCTCTGCCCGGGAGCCGTAG
- the cas2 gene encoding CRISPR-associated endonuclease Cas2 has translation METGWWDEAFAPLPYRRSPPGEKKMLTVIAYDIADPRRLARVSRICEDYGMRVQYSVFECFLESEQLDELWSKLEDELNPEEDRLVAYLIDAKSAKKTRTAGAMVCSERVVCYLV, from the coding sequence ATGGAGACCGGATGGTGGGACGAAGCCTTCGCGCCGCTCCCCTACCGGCGTTCGCCTCCCGGAGAAAAGAAGATGCTCACCGTGATCGCCTACGACATCGCCGATCCTCGGCGGCTCGCCCGGGTCTCCCGTATTTGCGAGGATTACGGCATGCGCGTCCAATACAGCGTCTTTGAGTGTTTTCTGGAATCGGAGCAGCTCGACGAGCTCTGGTCCAAGCTGGAAGACGAGCTGAATCCGGAGGAAGATCGGCTCGTCGCCTATCTAATCGATGCCAAATCCGCAAAGAAGACCCGCACCGCGGGCGCGATGGTATGCTCCGAACGGGTCGTCTGCTACCTCGTATGA